The genomic interval CACGATCAGGTCATCCACGATCCCGCCTTCTTCATTGGGAAGGCAACTGTATTGCGCTTTACCGGCCGTAAGTTTGGACGCATCATTGGTGGTCACCCGCTGAATGAGGTCAAGTGCTTTTGGGCCTTTCAAAATAAACTCCCCCATATGGCTAACATCAAACACCCCGGCATTTTTGCGCACGGCGGCATGCTCGTCATTGATGCCGGAATAACTGATGGGCATATTGTATCCGGCAAAGGGGGCCATCTTCGCGCCAAGGGCTATGTGTTTGTCCGTAAAGGGAGTATTTTTCATCCGGCAAAATTAAGTGATTATCTGTGTCCTCACGTTCTCCGCTGTGAACAAAAAAAGCTCTCCCGAAAACGGGAAAGCTTTGAGATTGCCATCTACTCACGCAGATGGTTCCAACTTCAACCGAGTTTAATCGATAAACCTGGCCAGGGAAAATACCGGAGAGAGAGAACTGCCACCCAATCCCACGTCATTGTTGTTGTCCATTCTTTCGGGCTTTGTTGTCTTCGATTGATTCAGGCTGTCCTTTTTACGTTGCTCCTCAATTTGACGGAGTTCCTCTTCCAGTTTTTTCTTCTCCTGTGCTTTTTCCTCTTCCAACACTCTCATTTCTTCTTTTATTCTTTTTTCTCTGTCTGCTGCATCATCTCCATCCCAGCGATAACCATCGCGGGATTTGACTTCTTCCTTGGGCATATTGGGGTTAAATAAGATCCCGTCCTCACCCATGGTATAGTCTGTATTTGTTCTCCAGCGGAAATCGGTATCGCGTACATATACACCCCGGCGGTTCCAGTTGCGGCGACGACCGTAGTTATCATGAAATTCGATCTCCACGCTGTTCAATTTTTCGGTAATGGTTTCATCAAAGCGTATCTTCTTGCCCACGGGTACCTGTATCTCCACCACTACGTGCTGTCCACGGTACTTGCTTTCTTTGCCTACGGAGAAACCATTGCCCAGGTCAAGGAAATTATCGGTATAGGTCATTTCATAACCGATACGGCTGGCGCGGCTGCGGGCATCCTGGTTATCGCTGCCAAAGGCATTCTTCCACAATATCACATGATAGGCACTGTCCTTGCTGCGGCTTACTTCAATGTTTACCCAGCTCAGGGTCAAACTGTCTTCGGAGATATCCCAACCGGTGCGGTCATCATTCATCCATCCATATCCACCCTGAAAATTCAGTTCAGGTGCAGTTACCCCTACGGTCAGTTTACCAGTAGTAGGTTGTGCAATGGCCATGTCTTTGCTGCCTTCTTCAAAGTAGCGGAAATCACGGGTTATCGAAGCGGCCAGCCAGATCACACATACCCAACCCAAGGTCCACAAGGCACCAAAGGTCCAGCCCATATAACCACTACCCGAGCGGATCTTCATGATGCGACGTACCAGCCAGGTGATAAAACCTACCAGGGGAACGATCAGGAAGAAGATCACCGTACCCCAGGCCAGCATCTTCTGCCAATCACTGGTGAACAGGAAATTATTAAAAGGCCACCAGGCAACACCACTAAATAAGAGGGCGAGCAGG from Chitinophagales bacterium carries:
- a CDS encoding PspC domain-containing protein — encoded protein: MKKIININLSGRVIPIEDSAYEKLQAYIESLRRYFSKEEGKDEIINDIESRIAELMNEKIRKGAHAITDADIDEIAASMGRPEDFDADLDEDEKQKNAGKEQASTASVFDRIHAKRRLYRNTNDRVIGGVCSGIANYLDVDPSIVRLLFAIVTFGGFGFGILAYIILWIVLPEQGLGQYGGKRLYRNPDDRILGGVAGGLGAYFNKDVKIIRLIFAAPIILKVVLTIISIPFWNNGSFFPDIAFGSLTGTFVLAYIILWIVLPEANTEYQKMEMRGERIDVNRIKQNVQDKAREFGEELKTAANEFSSKVGGYSKERGKQFAREFGQAAGNAGIGFGHVIGVIFKAFFFFIAGSIAFGLFVALLALLFSGVAWWPFNNFLFTSDWQKMLAWGTVIFFLIVPLVGFITWLVRRIMKIRSGSGYMGWTFGALWTLGWVCVIWLAASITRDFRYFEEGSKDMAIAQPTTGKLTVGVTAPELNFQGGYGWMNDDRTGWDISEDSLTLSWVNIEVSRSKDSAYHVILWKNAFGSDNQDARSRASRIGYEMTYTDNFLDLGNGFSVGKESKYRGQHVVVEIQVPVGKKIRFDETITEKLNSVEIEFHDNYGRRRNWNRRGVYVRDTDFRWRTNTDYTMGEDGILFNPNMPKEEVKSRDGYRWDGDDAADREKRIKEEMRVLEEEKAQEKKKLEEELRQIEEQRKKDSLNQSKTTKPERMDNNNDVGLGGSSLSPVFSLARFID